A genomic stretch from Bordetella sp. N includes:
- a CDS encoding branched-chain amino acid ABC transporter permease has product MQLLAALISGLGLGSMYALTALGFHVTHAVSGTVNFAQGSSMMLGAVLCFTFAQTLGWGTAPAIVAALACCALYGLLVEFFAVRPFASRGSNAWLMSTVALGIVLDNVVMHTFGKEPRSLPSPLALSPIEIGGLGLGVYPLQVLIPLVGFALAAALHLVGRRTRWGTALLAVAQNRDAARLMGIPIRRAVAAAFALSTLLAGVAGILIAPLFNVNADMGTLFGLKAFAVAILGGISSAWGVMFAGLIFGVAEALVTVTLGSGYTQIITFLLVIVVLAMRPNGLFGRAEVKKV; this is encoded by the coding sequence ATGCAGTTGTTGGCAGCCCTCATCAGCGGCCTGGGCCTGGGCAGCATGTATGCCCTGACAGCCCTGGGCTTTCATGTCACCCATGCCGTCTCGGGGACGGTGAACTTCGCGCAAGGCAGCTCGATGATGCTCGGCGCGGTGCTGTGCTTCACCTTCGCGCAGACCCTGGGATGGGGCACGGCGCCGGCCATCGTGGCGGCGCTGGCTTGCTGCGCGCTGTATGGTTTGTTGGTCGAGTTCTTCGCGGTGCGGCCCTTCGCCTCGCGGGGTTCCAACGCCTGGCTGATGTCCACCGTGGCGCTGGGCATCGTGCTGGACAACGTGGTCATGCACACCTTCGGCAAGGAGCCGCGCAGTCTGCCTTCGCCGCTGGCGTTGTCGCCCATCGAAATCGGCGGCCTGGGCCTGGGCGTGTATCCGCTGCAAGTGCTGATTCCGCTGGTGGGCTTCGCGCTGGCAGCCGCGCTGCATCTGGTGGGGCGCCGCACGCGCTGGGGCACGGCCTTGCTGGCCGTGGCGCAGAATCGCGATGCCGCGCGTCTGATGGGCATACCCATCAGACGCGCGGTGGCCGCCGCCTTCGCGCTGTCCACCTTGCTGGCCGGCGTCGCGGGCATCCTGATCGCGCCGCTGTTCAACGTCAATGCCGACATGGGCACCTTGTTCGGCCTCAAGGCTTTTGCCGTGGCCATCCTGGGCGGCATCTCCAGCGCCTGGGGTGTCATGTTCGCCGGCTTGATCTTCGGCGTGGCGGAAGCCCTCGTCACGGTCACGCTGGGTTCCGGCTATACCCAGATCATCACCTTCCTCCTGGTCATCGTGGTGCTGGCGATGCGGCCCAACGGCCTGTTCGGCCGCGCGGAGGTCAAGAAAGTATGA
- a CDS encoding ABC transporter substrate-binding protein, protein MSRLSRRTFACSILAVACASLGVTAQAAEPIKIGLITALSGQSALAGEAITRGMQVAIDEINAKGGLLGGRKLELVRRDDEANPAKGVTAARELIYKEKAAVVFGGLDTPVSMAIVPLMNQAKVPFMGPWAAGTPITKNGANPNFVFRVSAMDEQVDAGMVDYAQKTFKSAKFGLIMVNNPWGESNQKGIVAALTAKGLQPVGSEKFDDTAVDVVPQLSRLKAAGADTLLLVGNVGPSAQVVKSLDRMSWKVPVVSHWGPAGGRFTELAGPNAKEVHFVQTYSFFGKQSPVGEKVIAAMKAKYPDVKGPENITPAVGVANAYDAMQLTALAIAKAGSTDGDAIRQGYEQIDSYDGLIKSYKHPYSPTQHDALGAQDYIWAQFIDNRILPVGMTK, encoded by the coding sequence ATGTCGCGTCTTTCTCGCCGCACCTTCGCCTGCTCCATCCTCGCCGTGGCCTGCGCCAGCCTGGGCGTCACCGCGCAGGCCGCCGAACCCATCAAGATCGGCCTCATCACTGCCTTGTCGGGGCAATCGGCCTTGGCCGGCGAAGCGATCACGCGCGGCATGCAGGTGGCCATCGACGAGATCAACGCCAAGGGCGGACTGCTGGGCGGCCGCAAGCTGGAACTGGTCCGCCGCGACGACGAAGCCAATCCCGCCAAGGGCGTGACGGCGGCGCGCGAACTGATCTACAAGGAAAAGGCCGCCGTGGTCTTCGGTGGCCTGGACACGCCGGTTTCCATGGCCATCGTGCCTCTGATGAATCAGGCCAAAGTGCCTTTCATGGGCCCGTGGGCCGCGGGCACGCCGATCACCAAGAACGGCGCGAATCCAAACTTCGTGTTCCGCGTGTCGGCGATGGACGAACAGGTCGACGCCGGCATGGTCGACTACGCCCAGAAGACCTTCAAGAGCGCCAAGTTCGGCCTGATCATGGTCAACAATCCCTGGGGTGAATCGAATCAGAAGGGCATCGTCGCCGCGCTGACCGCCAAGGGTCTGCAGCCGGTGGGCAGCGAGAAGTTCGACGACACCGCGGTCGACGTGGTGCCGCAACTCAGCCGCCTGAAGGCCGCCGGCGCCGATACGCTGCTGCTGGTCGGCAACGTGGGTCCCTCGGCCCAGGTGGTGAAGTCGCTCGACCGCATGTCCTGGAAAGTGCCGGTCGTGTCGCACTGGGGTCCCGCGGGTGGCCGCTTCACGGAACTGGCCGGCCCCAACGCCAAGGAAGTCCACTTCGTGCAGACCTACAGCTTCTTCGGCAAGCAGTCGCCGGTGGGCGAGAAGGTCATCGCCGCGATGAAGGCCAAGTATCCCGATGTGAAGGGCCCGGAGAACATCACGCCGGCCGTGGGCGTGGCCAACGCTTATGACGCCATGCAGCTGACGGCGCTGGCCATCGCCAAGGCCGGCTCCACTGACGGCGACGCCATCCGCCAGGGCTACGAGCAGATCGACAGCTACGACGGCCTGATCAAGTCGTACAAGCATCCCTACTCGCCCACGCAGCATGACGCGCTGGGCGCGCAGGACTACATCTGGGCGCAGTTCATCGACAACCGCATCCTGCCCGTCGGCATGACCAAGTAA
- a CDS encoding MipA/OmpV family protein, which translates to MMVSEAGAGQSMVRGARSMALAAALAAACGAAQAENSIGLGVGAVPEYEGSHDYHAVPVPLVKYESGAFFIDGDGGLPVLGLRTHLAPNWQAGVFAGLRLGRDADDHDRLNGLDDIDPHGTAGAFLRWNNDRWHVDLTATQALRSGYGTRAELRAWYEVWRSGRSQVRLGAGTAWGSHDDMSTWFSVDSSEAARSQAARSDGGLRAYSAGAGFRSATLSATWRYDLTPRWTMVTSVGVRTLLGDARDSPIVERRTSPYGMVGLSYRF; encoded by the coding sequence ATGATGGTAAGCGAAGCAGGGGCAGGACAATCGATGGTGCGCGGGGCGCGGTCCATGGCGCTGGCAGCGGCCTTGGCGGCTGCTTGCGGCGCCGCGCAAGCGGAGAACAGTATAGGGCTGGGCGTGGGCGCGGTGCCCGAGTACGAGGGATCGCACGACTATCACGCCGTGCCCGTGCCTCTGGTCAAGTACGAGTCCGGCGCGTTCTTCATCGACGGCGATGGCGGACTGCCGGTGCTGGGATTACGGACCCATCTCGCGCCAAACTGGCAGGCCGGTGTCTTCGCCGGCCTGCGCTTAGGTCGCGATGCGGACGATCACGACCGCCTGAACGGACTGGATGACATTGACCCGCACGGGACCGCCGGGGCGTTCCTGCGCTGGAATAACGATCGCTGGCATGTGGATCTGACGGCTACCCAGGCATTGCGTTCGGGCTATGGCACCCGCGCCGAACTGCGGGCATGGTATGAGGTATGGCGTTCGGGCCGCAGCCAGGTCCGCCTTGGCGCCGGTACGGCCTGGGGCAGCCACGACGATATGTCCACCTGGTTCAGCGTCGACAGCAGCGAGGCGGCCCGTAGCCAGGCGGCACGCAGCGATGGTGGCCTGCGGGCGTACTCGGCTGGCGCGGGTTTCCGCTCGGCCACGCTCAGCGCCACGTGGCGCTATGACCTGACGCCGCGCTGGACCATGGTGACGTCGGTGGGCGTGCGGACCTTGCTGGGCGATGCGCGCGACAGCCCCATCGTCGAACGTCGCACGTCGCCTTACGGTATGGTCGGCCTGAGCTATCGGTTCTGA
- a CDS encoding SDR family oxidoreductase, which translates to MSVSPTDHPSAPAPDQEATTDDINLARTSGPIVVITGASSGIGCATALAFAREGASVVLAARGADGLARVAGACRRAGGQALAVPTDVTEPDQVQALAERTLEAFGRIDVWINNVGVGAVGRFEEVPLEAHKRVIEANLLGHIYGCHAVLPHFRQRGRGVIINMISIGAWAPAPYAAAYAASKFGLRGFSESLRAELADLPRVSVCEVYPTFVDTPGVGHGANYSGKHLRPPPPMVDPREVAQALVKLAHHPRPSTLLGSVAWPVRLAHTVAPDLSAGMTRRLMDAGFRRAEPQPHSAGNLFEPSMGHAIDGGYRRSSMNPDTARILKLGALAIAGIALLRSL; encoded by the coding sequence ATGTCCGTGTCCCCCACCGATCATCCCTCTGCCCCCGCCCCGGATCAAGAGGCCACCACCGACGATATCAACCTTGCCAGGACGTCCGGCCCCATTGTCGTGATTACCGGTGCGTCCAGCGGCATCGGCTGCGCGACGGCGCTGGCTTTCGCGCGCGAGGGCGCCAGCGTGGTGCTGGCGGCGCGCGGCGCGGACGGCCTGGCGCGGGTGGCGGGTGCGTGCCGGCGTGCTGGAGGACAGGCGCTGGCGGTGCCTACCGATGTCACCGAGCCAGACCAGGTGCAGGCCCTGGCGGAGCGCACCCTGGAGGCATTCGGACGTATCGACGTGTGGATCAACAATGTCGGCGTGGGCGCGGTCGGACGCTTCGAAGAGGTGCCGCTGGAGGCCCACAAGCGGGTGATCGAGGCCAACCTGCTGGGGCACATCTATGGCTGCCATGCCGTGCTGCCTCACTTCCGCCAGCGCGGTCGCGGGGTGATCATCAATATGATCTCGATCGGGGCCTGGGCGCCGGCGCCCTATGCGGCGGCTTACGCTGCCAGCAAGTTCGGCCTGCGCGGTTTCTCCGAGTCCCTGCGCGCCGAGCTGGCCGACCTGCCGCGGGTGTCCGTGTGCGAGGTCTATCCCACCTTCGTCGATACCCCGGGCGTGGGCCATGGCGCCAACTATTCCGGCAAGCATCTGCGCCCGCCCCCACCCATGGTGGATCCGCGCGAGGTCGCGCAGGCCCTGGTCAAACTGGCGCATCATCCCCGGCCCTCGACCTTGCTGGGCAGCGTGGCCTGGCCGGTACGGCTGGCGCATACCGTGGCCCCCGACCTGTCAGCGGGGATGACCCGCCGGCTGATGGACGCCGGTTTCCGCCGGGCGGAGCCGCAGCCGCACAGCGCGGGCAATCTGTTCGAGCCGTCCATGGGCCACGCCATCGACGGCGGCTACCGGCGCAGTTCCATGAATCCCGATACCGCCAGGATCCTGAAACTCGGCGCGCTGGCCATCGCCGGCATAGCGCTGCTGCGATCTTTGTAA
- a CDS encoding branched-chain amino acid ABC transporter ATP-binding protein/permease — MKSKSLLFGLAAAATVLALAFTLNSYYVFVLAQIVLLALVGIGLNVLLGLTGQVSFGHVGFYAIGAYAVAVLTTKAGWSFWPAWAVGTLLSAALGALLALPALRVKGPYLAMLTIAFSFIVQHAVIEMGGITGGQSGIMGVLPPQLVAGWSPEQTITVLAVLATAVVLAGYARLSRGAWGAAMRAVKDSETAAQSIGINPLVIKTVAFTLSAAVAGLAGGLFGPLSGFVTPDTFNFMQSILFVLVVVLGGAGTVAGPVIGALIVGALPEVLASLEDYRLLFFGALLLVVLWVAPDGLVGLWRQVMGRLSAARARPLSVNAIASAIAEANAATATVAAAGALDVELTQRARAMLSARDLGITFGGVRAVSELSMQVPAGAVTSLIGPNGAGKTTALNMLSGFYLPSAGDVLLGERALTGQSAFRIARAGVARTYQTSQLFGSLSVEDNVVLAMGRGRLGGLLAARAPQGEQSLARARALLAYCGYRGAPSLPAGDLAHVDRRLVEIARALATDPDVLLLDEPAAGLSREDKSMLAALLRRIADAGIGVAIVEHDMTLVMAISDQLVVLDAGRRLAVGTPAEIQSDPAVKQAYLGESLDGQLGTGQAAAAPRTPGAELLGVADLVAGYGAEPVLHGISLQVREGEMVALLGANGAGKSTLMRTLSGLHASQSGAMHVDGNTIEGAPAETVVGMGLVLVPEGRQVFPELSVLDNLRLGGFLHQDGLEARVQDMLERFPRLRERLHQRAGLLSGGEQQMLAVARGLMSRPRVLLLDEPSLGLAPKVIAELFTSLDRLRAENMTILLVDQMAGLALALADRAYVLESGRVVAQGTSAEIAADDALANAYLHA; from the coding sequence ATGAAATCCAAATCTCTCCTGTTCGGCCTGGCCGCCGCGGCCACGGTGCTGGCGCTGGCGTTCACGCTGAACAGCTATTACGTCTTCGTGCTGGCCCAGATCGTCCTGCTGGCGCTGGTGGGCATCGGCCTCAACGTACTGCTCGGGCTGACCGGCCAGGTGTCCTTCGGTCACGTCGGCTTCTATGCCATCGGCGCCTATGCCGTGGCCGTCCTCACCACCAAGGCCGGGTGGAGCTTCTGGCCCGCCTGGGCCGTCGGCACTCTGCTTTCAGCCGCCCTGGGCGCCTTGCTGGCCTTGCCGGCATTGCGGGTCAAGGGGCCTTACCTGGCGATGCTCACCATTGCCTTCAGCTTCATCGTGCAGCATGCCGTCATCGAGATGGGCGGCATCACCGGCGGCCAGAGCGGCATCATGGGCGTGTTGCCGCCGCAACTGGTGGCGGGCTGGAGTCCGGAACAGACCATCACGGTGCTGGCCGTGCTCGCCACGGCGGTGGTGCTGGCCGGCTATGCGCGGCTGTCACGCGGCGCCTGGGGCGCCGCCATGCGCGCGGTCAAGGACAGCGAGACGGCCGCGCAGTCCATCGGCATCAATCCCCTGGTGATCAAGACCGTAGCGTTCACCTTGTCCGCCGCGGTGGCCGGGCTGGCTGGCGGTCTGTTCGGTCCGCTGTCGGGCTTCGTCACGCCGGACACCTTCAACTTCATGCAGTCCATCCTGTTCGTGCTGGTGGTGGTGCTGGGCGGCGCGGGTACGGTGGCCGGGCCGGTCATCGGCGCGCTGATCGTGGGCGCTTTGCCGGAAGTGCTGGCTTCGCTGGAAGACTATCGCCTGCTGTTCTTCGGCGCCTTGCTGTTGGTGGTGCTGTGGGTGGCGCCCGATGGCCTGGTGGGCTTGTGGCGCCAGGTGATGGGCCGCCTGAGCGCGGCGCGCGCCCGGCCCCTCAGTGTCAATGCGATCGCCAGTGCGATTGCCGAGGCGAATGCCGCAACCGCTACCGTTGCCGCTGCCGGCGCCCTGGATGTCGAACTGACTCAGCGTGCGCGCGCCATGCTGTCGGCGCGCGATCTGGGCATCACCTTCGGCGGCGTCCGTGCCGTCAGCGAGCTGTCCATGCAGGTGCCCGCTGGCGCGGTCACCAGTTTGATCGGCCCCAACGGCGCGGGCAAGACCACGGCGCTGAACATGTTGAGCGGCTTCTATCTGCCTTCGGCCGGCGACGTGCTGCTGGGCGAACGCGCGCTTACCGGGCAGTCGGCCTTCCGCATCGCGCGTGCAGGCGTGGCCCGCACGTATCAGACCTCGCAGCTGTTCGGATCGCTCAGCGTCGAGGACAACGTGGTGCTGGCCATGGGCCGTGGCCGCCTGGGCGGCTTGCTGGCGGCGCGTGCGCCGCAAGGCGAACAGTCCCTGGCGCGCGCCCGGGCCCTGCTGGCCTATTGCGGCTATCGTGGGGCGCCGAGCTTGCCGGCCGGCGACCTGGCGCACGTGGACCGCCGCCTGGTCGAGATCGCGCGGGCCCTGGCCACCGATCCCGACGTGCTGTTGCTGGACGAGCCCGCCGCCGGTCTTTCGCGGGAAGACAAGAGCATGCTGGCCGCGCTGCTGCGCCGCATCGCCGACGCGGGTATCGGCGTGGCCATCGTCGAGCACGACATGACCCTGGTGATGGCGATTTCCGATCAGCTGGTGGTGCTGGATGCGGGCCGTCGCCTGGCCGTGGGCACGCCCGCCGAGATCCAGAGCGATCCCGCCGTGAAGCAGGCCTATCTGGGCGAATCGCTGGACGGGCAGCTGGGTACGGGTCAGGCCGCCGCCGCGCCACGTACACCCGGCGCGGAATTGCTGGGGGTCGCCGACCTGGTGGCCGGGTACGGCGCGGAACCGGTACTGCATGGCATCAGCCTGCAAGTGCGCGAGGGCGAGATGGTGGCCCTGCTGGGGGCAAATGGCGCGGGCAAGTCCACTTTGATGCGGACCTTGTCGGGCCTGCATGCGAGCCAGTCCGGCGCCATGCACGTCGACGGCAACACCATCGAAGGCGCGCCTGCCGAGACCGTGGTGGGCATGGGTCTGGTGCTGGTCCCCGAGGGCCGTCAGGTCTTCCCCGAGCTGTCGGTGCTTGACAACCTGCGCCTGGGCGGCTTCCTGCATCAGGATGGCCTGGAGGCGCGTGTGCAGGACATGCTGGAACGCTTCCCGCGCCTGCGTGAACGCCTGCATCAGCGCGCCGGCCTGCTGTCCGGCGGCGAGCAGCAGATGCTGGCCGTGGCGCGCGGTTTGATGAGCCGTCCGCGGGTCTTGCTACTGGACGAACCGTCCCTGGGCCTGGCGCCCAAGGTCATCGCCGAGTTGTTCACGTCCCTGGACCGGTTGCGCGCGGAGAACATGACCATACTGCTGGTGGATCAGATGGCCGGCCTGGCTTTGGCGCTGGCCGACCGTGCCTACGTCCTGGAAAGCGGTCGTGTCGTGGCGCAAGGCACGTCGGCCGAGATCGCCGCCGACGACGCCTTGGCGAACGCCTATCTGCACGCCTGA
- a CDS encoding PLP-dependent aminotransferase family protein — protein MGRTVKAVELPVLAPLDRGAGQLGRQLALQLRAAIRKGAMRPGEALPSTRVLATALGVARGTVVEAFEQLVAEGFLEARSGAGTVVSSALADTAKRPGRSAPAAPTTKTSRAASTPLPPLRPLPAPALRYAAITQAMQPVPNVPFAVSVPLGATAPDDTWRKIGNRVRASRSGAPSGYSDPQGLRALRVAIAEYARRARSVRCDADQIIITAGTQQGLHLACQVLLETQDQAWVEDPAYLGITSILAANGPPERVARIPVDDEGMRVEEGLRKAPDARVAFVTPSHQYPLGMPMSMARREALLQWARARNAWIVEDDYDSEMRYAGHPFPALQGLDSQRVIYLGTFSKILFPSLRLGYLIAPPDLVPAFCGARILMDRLAPTAEQHVLAAFIAEGHLDRHIRRVRSAYAESRSFLIALLEKHLPARLATLQAGDQGMHLVLWLADRLRDVDVVRAAGAQGISARALSPTYAGGGADAPVRQGLILGFGGYPEADVTAAVLRLAAIIEQQAGRPDQACR, from the coding sequence ATGGGAAGAACGGTCAAGGCTGTGGAACTGCCGGTATTGGCGCCGCTGGATCGCGGCGCCGGCCAGCTGGGCCGCCAACTGGCGCTGCAACTGCGCGCCGCCATACGTAAAGGCGCCATGCGCCCCGGTGAAGCCTTGCCCTCCACCCGCGTGCTCGCCACCGCCCTGGGCGTGGCGCGCGGCACGGTGGTGGAAGCGTTCGAGCAACTGGTCGCCGAAGGCTTCCTGGAAGCCAGAAGCGGCGCGGGCACGGTGGTTTCCAGCGCGCTGGCCGACACCGCGAAACGCCCGGGCCGATCCGCCCCGGCGGCGCCCACCACCAAAACGTCTCGCGCGGCCTCTACACCGCTACCACCGCTGCGGCCACTGCCCGCGCCGGCGCTGCGCTACGCCGCCATCACGCAGGCCATGCAGCCCGTCCCCAATGTGCCCTTCGCGGTCTCCGTGCCGCTGGGCGCGACGGCGCCGGACGATACCTGGCGCAAGATCGGCAACCGGGTGCGCGCATCGCGCAGCGGCGCGCCTTCCGGCTATTCGGACCCGCAAGGCCTGCGCGCGCTGCGCGTGGCCATCGCGGAATATGCAAGACGGGCCCGCTCGGTCCGCTGCGACGCCGACCAGATCATCATCACGGCCGGCACGCAGCAGGGCCTGCATCTTGCCTGCCAGGTCTTGCTGGAAACGCAGGATCAGGCCTGGGTGGAAGACCCCGCCTATCTGGGCATCACGTCGATACTGGCGGCCAACGGTCCTCCGGAGCGCGTGGCGCGCATCCCCGTGGACGATGAAGGCATGCGGGTGGAGGAAGGCTTGCGCAAGGCGCCCGATGCCCGCGTGGCTTTCGTCACGCCTTCGCACCAATATCCGCTGGGCATGCCCATGAGCATGGCGCGGCGCGAAGCGCTGCTCCAATGGGCGCGCGCGCGCAACGCCTGGATCGTCGAGGACGATTACGACAGCGAAATGCGTTATGCCGGCCATCCCTTCCCCGCGCTGCAGGGACTGGACAGCCAGCGCGTCATCTACCTGGGCACGTTCAGCAAGATCCTGTTCCCGTCCCTGCGCCTGGGCTATCTGATCGCGCCGCCAGACCTGGTACCGGCGTTCTGCGGGGCGCGCATCCTGATGGACCGCCTGGCGCCGACGGCCGAACAGCATGTGCTGGCCGCGTTTATCGCGGAAGGGCATCTGGACCGGCACATCCGGCGCGTGCGCAGCGCCTATGCGGAAAGCCGGTCCTTCCTGATCGCCTTGCTGGAAAAGCACCTGCCAGCGCGGCTGGCCACGCTGCAGGCCGGCGACCAGGGCATGCATCTGGTCTTGTGGCTGGCTGACCGCCTGCGTGACGTCGACGTCGTGCGCGCGGCCGGCGCTCAAGGCATCTCCGCCAGGGCGCTGTCGCCCACCTATGCCGGCGGCGGGGCCGACGCGCCCGTCAGGCAGGGCTTGATCCTGGGCTTCGGCGGCTACCCCGAAGCCGACGTCACGGCCGCCGTGCTAAGGCTGGCCGCGATCATCGAACAGCAGGCCGGGCGCCCAGATCAGGCGTGCAGATAG
- a CDS encoding FMN-binding negative transcriptional regulator has translation MYVPDHFAVQDPAALHALIRGYPLGALVTCGAGGLDANHIPFELDVAPDGQAVLQGHVARKNPVWQEVKDGDDVLVIFRAEHAYISPNWYPSKHEQHKQVPTWNYEVVHAHGRIRIRDDEKFVRGVVARLTRAHEQPQPKPWKMTDSAPDFIDGMLQAIVGIQVEVTKLVGKAKLSQNKERRDIESAGQALRAQGDTGIGDRMLACIPGQQPA, from the coding sequence GTGTACGTACCTGACCATTTCGCCGTGCAAGACCCTGCCGCCTTGCATGCCCTCATCCGCGGCTACCCGCTCGGCGCGCTGGTGACCTGTGGCGCGGGCGGCCTCGATGCAAACCATATTCCCTTCGAGCTGGACGTGGCGCCGGACGGCCAGGCCGTGCTGCAGGGTCATGTGGCGCGCAAGAATCCGGTGTGGCAAGAGGTCAAGGACGGTGACGACGTCCTGGTCATCTTCCGCGCCGAACATGCCTATATTTCACCGAACTGGTATCCGAGCAAGCACGAGCAGCACAAGCAGGTGCCGACGTGGAACTACGAGGTGGTCCATGCGCATGGCCGGATCCGCATCCGCGACGACGAGAAGTTCGTGCGTGGCGTGGTGGCCCGCCTGACGCGCGCCCATGAACAGCCACAGCCCAAGCCCTGGAAGATGACCGACAGTGCCCCTGATTTCATCGACGGCATGCTGCAGGCCATCGTCGGTATCCAGGTGGAAGTGACCAAGCTGGTCGGCAAGGCCAAGCTGAGTCAGAACAAGGAACGCCGCGATATCGAATCCGCCGGCCAGGCGCTGCGCGCCCAGGGCGATACCGGCATCGGCGACCGCATGCTGGCCTGTATTCCCGGGCAGCAGCCGGCCTGA
- a CDS encoding response regulator transcription factor: MHLLLVEDDPMLGEALGDSLRQAAYQVDWVTDAAQARAALTDHAFDAVLLDLQLPLGSGLAILRGLRERYDATPVIILSARDRLSDRIKGLDEGADDYLVKPFPFEEVLARLRAVTRRASHRVVPLMQVGEVHVDPARRAVTRDGAPVKLSIHEYRTLVALLERQGHIVTREQLEDAVYGRHGTIESNTVAVYIHQLRRKLGNGLIDTVHGFGYRIGAATA; this comes from the coding sequence TTGCATCTGCTGCTAGTCGAAGACGATCCCATGCTGGGCGAAGCCCTGGGCGATAGCCTGCGCCAGGCCGCCTATCAGGTGGACTGGGTCACGGACGCCGCCCAGGCGCGAGCCGCCCTGACCGACCATGCCTTCGATGCCGTGCTGCTGGACCTGCAACTACCGCTCGGGTCCGGCCTGGCGATACTGCGGGGTCTGCGCGAACGTTACGACGCGACACCGGTCATCATCCTGTCCGCGCGCGACCGCCTGAGCGATCGCATCAAGGGCCTGGACGAGGGCGCCGACGACTATCTGGTCAAACCCTTCCCCTTCGAGGAAGTGCTGGCCCGCCTGCGCGCGGTCACGCGCCGGGCCAGCCATCGCGTCGTGCCCCTGATGCAGGTGGGCGAGGTCCACGTCGACCCCGCGCGCCGCGCCGTGACGCGCGACGGCGCGCCCGTCAAGCTCAGCATCCATGAATACCGCACCCTGGTGGCCCTGCTGGAACGGCAAGGCCACATCGTCACGCGCGAACAGCTGGAAGACGCGGTCTACGGACGGCATGGCACCATCGAAAGCAATACGGTGGCCGTGTACATCCATCAGCTGCGTCGCAAGCTGGGCAATGGCTTGATCGACACGGTGCACGGCTTCGGCTATCGCATCGGGGCGGCAACGGCATGA
- a CDS encoding sensor histidine kinase KdpD, translating into MNSLRIRLLTAMLITIAAFGSVWYLARAWDMRQPETGYWDSRLRGIGRLIVSSMPSTLTAGEGAVPAYHLADIDKEPIDDMAFQVWNLRTRKLLMRSPSAPDAPMRPDFSPGFDESHFAGQNWRVYTVVDDTGSVQVQVAKSQQELDETYQTWRLIADAAHELRTPLAAIQAQAQLAAGAQDAALSHAAAVKLQTVAARAARLVEQLLDQARLETDDAWPMETLDLADLADLIVRDFEGSAQRKAQHIALNAESCTLRGNVDSLGILLSNLLDNAIRYTPAQGHIAVSCRIEDGRPCLEVADDGPGVAAPDRARIFEPFFRVAGSGERGTGLGLSLVARIAAMHGAVIDDRTAARGLHLVIRFPATAPEAA; encoded by the coding sequence ATGAACAGCCTGCGCATCCGCCTGCTCACGGCGATGCTGATCACCATCGCCGCCTTCGGCAGCGTCTGGTATCTGGCGCGCGCCTGGGATATGCGCCAGCCGGAAACCGGGTATTGGGACAGCCGCCTGCGTGGTATCGGGCGCCTGATCGTGTCCTCCATGCCGAGTACGCTGACGGCCGGCGAGGGCGCCGTGCCCGCCTACCACCTGGCCGACATCGACAAGGAGCCCATCGACGACATGGCTTTCCAGGTGTGGAATCTGCGGACGCGCAAGCTGCTGATGCGCTCCCCCAGCGCGCCCGACGCGCCCATGCGTCCGGACTTCTCCCCCGGCTTCGATGAAAGCCATTTCGCCGGCCAGAACTGGCGCGTGTACACGGTGGTCGACGATACCGGCAGCGTGCAGGTGCAGGTAGCCAAGAGCCAGCAGGAGCTGGACGAGACCTACCAGACTTGGCGGCTGATCGCCGATGCCGCCCACGAACTGCGCACGCCGCTGGCCGCCATCCAGGCCCAGGCGCAACTGGCCGCGGGCGCGCAGGATGCCGCGCTGTCGCACGCGGCCGCCGTGAAGCTGCAAACCGTGGCGGCACGGGCGGCGCGCCTGGTGGAACAGTTGCTCGATCAGGCCCGCCTGGAAACCGATGACGCCTGGCCCATGGAAACGCTGGACCTGGCCGACCTGGCGGACCTGATCGTGCGGGATTTCGAAGGATCGGCACAGCGCAAGGCGCAGCACATCGCCTTGAACGCCGAATCCTGCACGCTGCGCGGCAACGTCGACAGCCTGGGCATCCTCTTGAGCAATCTGCTCGACAACGCCATCCGCTACACCCCGGCGCAAGGGCATATCGCCGTCAGCTGCCGCATCGAGGACGGCCGGCCCTGCCTGGAAGTCGCGGATGACGGCCCCGGCGTGGCGGCGCCGGATCGCGCGCGCATCTTCGAACCTTTCTTCCGGGTGGCGGGCAGCGGCGAGCGCGGCACCGGCCTGGGGCTGTCCCTGGTCGCGCGCATTGCCGCCATGCACGGCGCCGTGATCGACGACAGGACCGCGGCGCGCGGGCTTCATCTGGTCATCCGCTTTCCGGCCACGGCGCCGGAGGCCGCGTAG